In Amyelois transitella isolate CPQ chromosome 5, ilAmyTran1.1, whole genome shotgun sequence, one DNA window encodes the following:
- the LOC106131776 gene encoding allantoinase has translation MAGVIDSHVHVNEPGRTSWEGYVSATQAAAAGGVTTIIDMPLNSIPPTTTLKNLKIKASIAKEEVYVDVGFWGGIIPGNEVELRDMIRAGVVGFKAYLIDSGVPEFPNINPDQLKKVFEVLNGTETVLAFHAEMDIGMATKCNKNNTTNCPDPQLYGTYLESRPDEMELEAVSLIASCIPNTNVHVHIVHVSAEGVVPILEKARDERLAAGYSGWRGGVTAETCHHYLTISAEEIPATHSEFKCSPPIRNLTNKEKLWEYIRDERLDLVTSDHSPSVKSLKRNNFMTAWGGISSIQFDISLFWTQAKARGFGLSTVSHYLSAGPARLCGLQDRKGSIRPRLDADLIFFDPNASFIVTPQIIRYKNKMSPYMNRVLTGKVVATYIRGQLVYADDQVIGGPKGKLLLNEGY, from the exons ATGGCTGGAGTGATAGACTCTCATGTGCACGTGAACGAACCCGGGCGCACTTCCTGGGAGGGCTATGTATCGGCCACGCAGGCGGCGGCTGCGGGCGGCGTCACCACTATCATCGATATGCCTCT TAATTCAATTCCACCGACAACCACcttaaagaatttaaaaataaaggcaTCTATAGCGAAAGAAGAAGTATACGTAGACGTCGGTTTCTGGGGCGGGATCATACCAGGCAATGAG GTAGAGTTACGTGATATGATTAGAGCAGGAGTGGTGGGATTTAAAGCTTATTTGATTGATAGCGGCGTGCCTGAATTTCCCAACATTAATCCCGATCAACTCAAAAAAGTATTTGAGGTACTAAACGGTACAGAAACAGTTTTGGCG tttcacGCAGAAATGGACATAGGGATGGCCACTAAgtgcaataaaaacaatacaacCAATTGCCCAG ATCCCCAGTTATACGGCACATACCTAGAATCCCGACCTGATGAAATGGAATTGGAAGCTGTTTCGCTAATCGCATCGTGCATACCAAACACAAA TGTCCACGTTCATATTGTACACGTCTCGGCTGAAGGAGTAGTGCCTATCTTGGAGAAGGCTAGGGATGAGCGCTTAGCGGCCGGGTACAGCGGCTGGCGCGGAGGGGTCACCGCAGAGACGTGCCACCATTACCTCACTATCAGCGCTGAAGAGATCCCGGCAACGCACTCAGAGTTTAAATGCTCGCCGCCTATCAGAAATCTTACCAATAAG GAAAAGTTATGGGAGTACATCAGGGATGAAAGACTAGACCTTGTTACATCGGATCATTCTCCAAGTGTCAAAAGTTTGaagagaaataattttatgactGCTTGGGGCGGCATCTCCTCTATCCAATTCG ATATCTCATTATTTTGGACCCAAGCAAAGGCGAGAGGGTTCGGGCTGAGTACAGTCAGTCATTATCTTTCCGCGGGTCCAGCTCGGCTGTGCGGGTTGCAGGATCGCAAGGGCTCGATCAGACCTAGGCTCGATGCTGATCTTATCTTCTTCGATCCCAATGCCTCGTTCATTGTCACGCCACAGATAATTCGCTACAAAAACAAG atgAGCCCGTACATGAACAGAGTGCTAACCGGCAAAGTGGTGGCTACTTATATTAGGGGTCAACTTGTTTATGCTGACGACCAAGTTATTGGAGGTCCTAAGGGAAAACTTCTGTTAAATGAGGGTTATTAG
- the LOC106131801 gene encoding allantoinase isoform X2 yields MPLNSIPPTTTVDNLKTKANAADGHIYVDVGFWGGVIPGNQDSLRDLVKAGVVGFKCFLCPSGVDEFPNVSAKDLEKAFEALEGTGSVLAFHAEIEEDNEPAKKKKTKKDPEEYKTYLDSRPPNMELNAISLITSFIEKTDVRVHIVHVSSADVVPLLEKARKVRLAAGYEGWRCGITAETCHHYLTLSAEEVPRGHSEYKCAPPIRNHENKEKLWKHLLDDKLDMVVSDHSPCTPELKCSNNLEAWGGISSVQFGLSIFWTNASGRGLDLQTISKYLSLNPAKLCGLQNRKGALKTGLDADLVFLDPDATFMVTADKIRHKNKLTPYLGRKLKGVVKKTYLRGQLIYEDGELIEKPNGSLLLNHD; encoded by the exons ATGCCTCT gaaTTCAATTCCTCCAACTACGACTGTAGACAATCTTAAAACGAAGGCGAACGCAGCTGATGGTCATATTTACGTTGATGTCGGCTTTTGGGGAGGAGTCATTCCCGGTAACCAG GATTCCCTCCGAGATCTTGTAAAGGCTGGAGTAGTAGGGTTCAAATGTTTCCTCTGTCCGAGCGGAGTGGATGAGTTTCCTAATGTCTCTGCCaaagatctggaaaaggcgtTCGAAGCCCTTGAAGGAACGGGTTCTGTTCTGgcg TTCCACGCTGAAATTGAAGAAGATAATGAACctgcaaaaaagaaaaagaccaAGAAAG ATCCTGAAGAATACAAAACGTATCTAGATTCGCGTCCACCGAATATGGAGTTAAATGCGATTTCTCTTATTACCAGTTTCATAGAAAAAACAGA CGTCCGAGTCCATATCGTCCACGTATCATCAGCGGACGTCGTTCCACTGCTGGAGAAAGCCCGTAAAGTCCGGCTGGCGGCTGGTTACGAGGGCTGGCGGTGCGGCATCACTGCGGAGACCTGCCATCATTACCTCACGCTCAGCGCCGAGGAGGTCCCACGAGGCCATAGCGAATACAAGTGCGCTCCCCCTATTAGAAATCATGAAAATaag gAAAAATTGTGGAAACATTTACTGGATGATAAATTGGATATGGTCGTATCCGATCACTCGCCCTGTACCCCGGAACTAAAGTGCAGCAACAATTTAGAAGCTTGGGGTGGCATTTCTTCAGTTCAATttg GTTTATCCATATTCTGGACAAATGCTAGCGGACGAGGACTAGACCTGCAAACAATTAGCAAATATTTGAGTTTGAATCCTGCTAAGTTGTGTGGTCTTCAAAATCGTAAGGGGGCCTTGAAGACTGGTCTGGATGCCGACCTCGTGTTTTTAGACCCCGATGCTACTTTTATGGTCACAGCTGATAAAATACGCCATAAAAATAAG TTGACACCATACTTGGGCAGAAAACTTAAAGGTGTGGTGAAGAAAACTTATCTTCGCGGACAACTCATATACGAAGATGGAGAACTTATAGAAAAACCCAATGGATCTTTGTTGTTGAATCACGATTAG